CCGTGTCCCCTGGGTGTCCGTGTCCCAcggctgtccctgtccccctccACTCCTCGACTCCATTTCCCATCAGGCCccgctccctcctcccttcccgAGGCGCCGCGCGCGCGGGTCCGCCCCGTGACGTCACCGCGGCGCAATGACGTCACGGCGGCGCCGCGCGTCCCGCCATGCTGCCGGCGCTGAGGCGCTGCCGCCCCGGCCCCGTCCCGCTCCCGGCCCTGGCGGCCACGCTGGGGCCCGGCCCCTTCCCGGGGCTCTGTCCCGGCTGGTCCCCCCGGGCGGTGCCGGCGCGGGGCCGCAAGACTCGGCACGACCCCCCCGCCAAGTCCAAGGCGGGCCGGGTGAAGCTGCCGCCGCCCGTGGATCccgaggagctgctggtggtgctggagcGGTACCGGCAGCACCGGCTGGTGCTCAGCGCCCTCCGGTACCGGCAcgggatggagatggagatggagatggggGGGTTtctgtggagcagaggagggtTGGGGGGGTGGCTGTGGCTTTGGGTAAGGGactggctgtggggcagggggcTCGTGTGGGGCTTCTGAGGGGCTCACTGGACTGGTTACAGGATtggctggagggaaggggacTAGATACAGGGCTGTgaggctgctgtggggcaggagaaGGTTGGGGGTGGCTGTGGCTCTGGATATGGTGCTGGGGGACTGATGTGGAACAAGGGAGGGTTGGGGGGCTGGCTGTGACTGGCTGTGGGACTGGCTGTGGGGTGGGcggctggtatggggctgtaAGGCAGGGGAGCGTTGGGGTTGTGGCTGTTTGGGGCCGCTGTGAGGGACAAGGCTGGCTGTGGGGCAGTGCAGGGTTGGGTCTGGGGCACTTTGTAACAGGAGCAGTAGATCCTGGGATACTCTGGGGTGGGAGAGGGTGGTGGGGCTTGGACTGATGAGGGGCAGGGAAGAGTGAGGGTGGTGGGACTGGGAGCACTGTGGAGCAGGGGAGGGTCAGGGTGGTGGGCTGGACCACTgtgggacagggtggtggggctggctctgctatggggcagttttgggagaacctgctgtgctcccaggcCAGGAGCTCAGTGCCCTCCCCCgctcctggcagggctgagtTCAGGGCCGAGGTGCTGCAGAAGACGCGGGAGGAGCGCCTGGCTGCCGAGGGCtctgtggaggagctggaggagcaccGGCGCCTGATGGCCTGGAACGATGAGGAGAACGCCCGGCAGCGGGCACGCAGGTCAGCACGGGCAGGGAGACACTGCCCTTCCTGGCTTTGACTTCTGCTCAGGCAGAACTGAGCTCAGTTAGAGTCTGGTCTGGCATTTACAGAGAAGCTTGGATGGGGTCACTCTGGGCTGGGTTAGGAGCTGGCtgatggccaggcccagagagtggtggggaATGGTCACATCCAGCTGCCAGTGGTGTCCCCAGGGATCAGAGCTGGGCCCAGTCctgtttaatgtctttgttAACGATCTGGATGAGGAGATCGAGTTCACCAccagcaaatttgcagatgacaccaagctgggtgtgagtgtggatctgctggagggcaggagggctctgcagagggacctggatgGGCTGGATCCATGGGTTAAATCCAAGGGtatgaggtttaacaagaccagCTGCCAAGTCCTGCACTTTGGCCGCAACAAcccctgcagcactacaggtTAGGGccagagtggctggacagtggccaggcagaaagggagcTAGGGGCACTGATGGACAGCAGGCTGGACACGAGCtagctgtgcccaggtggccgAGAAGcccaatggcacctggcctgtgtCAGGAATGCTGTGGCCACCCAGACCAGGGAAGggattcttcccctgtacttggcactggtgaggccgcaGCTcgaatgctgtgtccagttctgggcccctcaatttaGGGAGGGTGTGGAGGTGCTGGATCATGTCCAGGGAAGGACAACAAAGTTGGGGAAGTgtctggaacacaagtcctggtaggagcagctggggggctcagcctggaggggAGCCTGGAGACAAGGGGAGACCTTGTCACTGtccacaagtccctgacaggagggtgcagccaggatgggtcaggctctgctcccaggcagcctgggagcagaggacaagaggacacagtctttTCCAACATgactgattctgtgaaatggtgacctttttaaataaatctacCTGTGCAGCGATCGTGGTTCCTGCGCCTTTTGCTGCTCAGGGCCAAGTCAaggggctctgggcagcctcctgctctcctggggatggatGT
This window of the Corvus cornix cornix isolate S_Up_H32 chromosome 4, ASM73873v5, whole genome shotgun sequence genome carries:
- the MRPS26 gene encoding 28S ribosomal protein S26, mitochondrial encodes the protein MLPALRRCRPGPVPLPALAATLGPGPFPGLCPGWSPRAVPARGRKTRHDPPAKSKAGRVKLPPPVDPEELLVVLERYRQHRLVLSALRAEFRAEVLQKTREERLAAEGSVEELEEHRRLMAWNDEENARQRARREERLRKEEEKQKRRKLEIAEKRARKMEAFLEEKEKEVLQLQEEAKNFITPENLEARIEECLDNPRNYNFAIDKDGRIVKRTVLS